CATGGCCTTTAACGGCACGCACAACTTTGCCAAGCAGGAACTGGTGGACTACCTGGAGAAGATCGGGATGCGCTTCGGCGCCGACGTCAATGCCTTCACCAGCTTCGACGAGACCGTGTACATGCTCGAGGTGCCCACGGACGATGACGAGATCTTCGCGACCGCGTTTCAAATCCTGGAGGATTGGGCGCATCGGGTCAGCTTCGACGGCGAGGAGATCGACAAGGAGCGGGGCGTGGTGGTCGAGGAGTGGCGCCTCGGACGGGGCGCCAACAGCCGGATTCGCGACCGGCAGTTTCCGGTGATCTTCCACGGCTCTCTCTACGCCGAGCGCCTGCCGATTGGTGAGCGAGAGATCCTCGAGAAAGCTCCCCATGACTCCTTCCGGAGCTTCTACCGCGACTGGTACCGCCCAGATCTCATGGCCGTCGTAGCCGTGGGTGACTTCGATGAGACCGACACCATCGGGCGCATCGAAGAGCACTTCGGTCGCATTCCGATGCCGGAGGAACCCCGTCCACGCACCGAGTCCCCGGTCCCCGGCCACGACGAAACGCTGACCTCGATCGTCACCGATGAGGAGGCCACCGCCGTGAGAGTCACTGTGGGCTACAAGCGACCCTTGCAGAAGACCCGATCCGTCGGCGATGCGCGCAGAGACCTCATCGACAATCTCTACGACGCCATGATGAACGCACGCCTGAGCGAGCTCGCCAAGGAAGCCGACCCCCCCTACCAGTATGGCTTCGCCGGCTCGGGGCCCCTGGGCAGAACCAAGGCGATGTACAGCATCTCGGCGGGTGTTCGTGACGGAGGCGTCGACCGAGGCCTGACGACGCTTCTCACCGAGGCCAAGCGCGTCGCGGAGCACGGCTTTTCGGCAAGCGAGCTGGAGCGAGCAAAGACCAACATGCTGCGCGGCATCGAGCGCCTTTGGGAAGAGCGCGACAAGCAGGAGTCCGCCCGTTACGTCGGCGGCTACTCTCGCCATTTCCTGGATCAGGCACCGATCCCGAGCATCGACTTCGTTCGCGACCTCTACACTCGGCTGATGCCGGGTATCGAGCTGGCCGAGGTCAACGCGCGGGCCGGTCAGTGGATCACCGACACCAACCGGATCATCCTCCTGAGCGGCCCCGACACCGACGAAGCCGGAATCCCTCGAGAGGCCGAGCTGCTGGGCTTGTTCGCCGCCGCCGAGAAGCTGGACGTCACCCCCTGGGTGGATAGGACCCGCGACGAGCCGCTGGTCGAAAGGCAGCCCGAGCCCGGCAGCATCGTGTCGGAAGAGGCCATCGCCGAGATCGGAGCCACTCTATGGCAGCTCTCGAACGGTGCGCAGCTCTTGCTCAAACCGACCGACTTCAAGAACGACGAGGTTCTGATTCGAGGGTACAGCCCCGGCGGCCATTCTCTGGTCCCCGAACAGGATTACATTTCGGCCATCCAGGCCACCGCCGTGGCGGCAGAGATGGGGCTCGGCAACTTCGACTCCATTGAGCTCGGCAAGGCTCTGACCGGCAAGGTCGCCGGCGTCAACGCGTTCGTCGGTGAGATCAGCGAGGGAATCAGCGGCCGCGCTTCGCCACGCGATCTCGAGACGCTGTTTCAACTCATCTACCTGAAGTTCACCGGAGCTCGGCGAGACGAGCGGGCCTTCAAGTCCTACCTCAGCACCGCCCGCGGCAATCTCGAGAACCAGGAGGCGTCGCCGAGCTTCTGGTTCAACAAGAAGTGGAACGAGGTGACCTTCAAGGGGCATCCCCGGCGCCGGCTGTTCACGATCGAAACCTACGACGAGGTCAATCTCGATCGCGCCCTCGAGATCTACAACGATCGCTTTGCCGACGCCTCCGATTTCGTCTTTACGATGGTCGGGAGCTTCGAGCTGGACGTGGTCCGCCCGCTGGTCGAGACCTGGCTGGCTTCCCTGCCCGCAATCCACCGCAATGAGACATTTCGCGACGTCGAGGCCTACGCCGAGCCTGGCGTCAGCGAGTTCGAGGTGCGCAAAGGCATCGAGCCCAAAAGCAACGTGCGAATTGTCTTCCACGGCTTCGCCGACTGGAGCCCGCTCCAGGCTCACATCGCGTCTTCCATGGCCGATGCGCTTCGCATCCGGCTGCGTGAAGTCATGCGGGAAGATCTGGGCGGCGTCTACGGAGTGCGCGTCTACTCCAGCCTCCGCCGCTATCCAAAAGGTCGATACAACTCGGGCATCAGCTTTACCTGCGATCCCGATCGAACCGAAGAGCTCCTGTCGGCGGCGTTTGCCGAGCTCGACAGCCTGAGGACCGAGGGACCGACGCAGGCGACCGTCGATAAGGTGCGAGAGATCCAGCGGCGGTCGCGCGAGACTGCGCTCGAGCGCAACGGCTTCTGGCTCGGGGCTCTCCACCTCCAGCAGATCAACGACCTGCCGCTTACCGAGATCCTCGAATACGACCGGAAGATCGAGGCCGTAACCCGCGACTCGGTTCGTGAAGCAGCTCGGCGCTACTTCGACAGCACGAGCTATATCCTGGGCGTACTCAATTCGGAAGAGGCCGCTACGGACTAGCCTGCCCTTCTCACCAGCGTTCGTAACGAGGGGCCGCTAGATCCCCAGCTTGGTCGAGGTCGCCAGAATCGTGTCGCCCAGCGGATCGTGCAGGGCGAACACCAGGTCCTGAGGCTCACGCTTGACCTTGATCTCGAGCTCGTAGGTGGCATAGGCCCCGGCCGGGGGCGGCTCGTCGCCACTCAAGACCACCGGCACCACCGAGATCTCGTTGCGCTCCCCGGCATCGTTGAGCGCGCCGATTCTCAGCTCGAGCTCGGCGACGAAACGACCCTCATAGGGCAGCATAGTGACCTCGTCCATCGGAATTCGGATCTCGACCGGCACCTCGACCCTGCGCCCCTTCTTGGGCACCGGCCCTAGCCGCACCTCGAGCGGATTGGCTCCTGGTAAGTCGCCGAAATAGAGCGCGCTCTCGACCATGAAGCCGAGCTCCTTCGACCGTGACAGATCCTGGAACCCCTCGCGGTAGCGGACCTTGAGCCCGGGGCGCGTCACCTCGAGCCTGATCTTGTGATTCTTGTCGTCGCCCTGCCAATCGGGCGTGAAACCGAGCCAGTAGTAGGAACGGGTGTCTTCGATCACGGTATCGAAGGCCTTCAGGCGCGACTCACCAAGCATCGCCTGCCCACCGGTCTCGACCGCAAGGACCGCGAGTGTGGCCTGTACTTCGGACTCCCGAAAAGGAGCCCTGAAGATGGTCACACCGACACTGTCATCCAGCCCCGTATTGCCCGGAACGTCTACCGGATAGAGCGTATAGCCGAGCAGGTTGGCCACTTCGTACATGGGGCGGAGGAGCTTCGGCCCCTGGTGGCCGCACTCACCGGTGCGGTGAATCGCCGGAGTGGCGCCCATAACGTATTCGTATGCGGAGCTTGGCCAGCCGCCGGAGAGAAGCAACATCACCTTGCGTCCCGGCGGCGACCCGAAACTGCGCAGGGTCGCGGTGACCCCGGAGGTCACTCGCTTCAGCTGCCGCTCCAGGAAGTTGATCGTCGCGCAGGCGTCGGCCTCACGACTCGCTGCACGAATGCCCTCAAAGGTGGGAGCTGGCGGATCGTCCCTGGTGTCCTGGACCGAGCCCGCTTCCGTCACCTCGAAGCTCCCTGTCGCGTCGGTCGCATTCACAAGGGACGCTGAGGTAAAGCCGCGCGCCCTACGCCGTATCGCCTGCTCGAGGGTCGACCTCAAGCGCAGCTCGGACTGGGTCCAGGAGGTCAGCATCTCGATCCGCTTGCCGTCGAAGGCGACGATAGCCATTCGATCCTCCGGACCCAGTCGATCGAGACTTTCGACGATGCCCTGGATCACCTGGTTGCGGTCTCGCGCGATCTTGGTGAAATAGTCGTCGATGAATACCAAGTAGCTGGTGCCGACGCGCTGCCCGGCCTCGACACCTACATTCGGGGCGGCTGGCATCTTCTCCTTGGATGCCAGCACTTTCTTCTCGAGCAGCCGACCCTCCGAGATCTCGGAGAAGAAGCCGATAGGCACCTCCTTGCCGTCCACCCGAAGCCGGAAGTCATCCTCGGCGAGGTCCGAGACCCGGTTGCCCTGCTTATCTTCCACAACCACCTCGACGTTGACCACACGCACCTCGAGGCGCTCTCCGAAAACGCCCGCCGGCCGTTCCTGAGCGATCGCTCCGGAGGCGAGGAGACAAGGCGCCCACATTCCGAAACACGCCATGGCTATCTTGCGATTCATCGGCTCCCTCCTTCCCCGAGGCTAACCTAGATTTACGAGTTTCGCGCTTGACTTGCCCACGAACGGCCGAAGTCGGCGCTCCGCCCCTAGAGCGCGAGCTTGGTCGCCGCGGCTAGAATCGTATCGCCGAGCGGATCGTGAAGAACGAAGACGAGATCCTGCGCCTGGCGCTTGACCTTGATCTCGAGCTCGTAGGCGGCGTATGCCCCGGGCGGCGGCGGCTCGTCGTCACTCAACGCCACCGGCACCACCGAGATCTCGTTTCGCTCGCCATTCTCGTTCAGTGAGCCAATGCGTAGCTCGAGCCTCGCCACGTAGCGGCCTCGATCAAGCAACATAGTGAGCTCGTCCATCGGAATCCTGAGCTCGAGCGGCACCTCAACCCTGCGGCCTTTCCTGGGCACGGCACCAAGCCGAACCTGCAGAGGCTTCGAGCCCGGCAGTTCTCCGAAGAACAGGGCGCTCTCGACCATGAACCCGAGCTCCTTGGATCGGGACAGATCCTGAAAGCCCTCCCGATAGCGTACCCGCAATCCGGGCTCTCGGACGTCCAGCTTGATGTCGTGATCGCGGTCGTCGCCGCGCCAAGCGGGAACGAAGCCCAACCAGTAGTACGAGCGGGTGTTGTCAACGACGGTCTCGAACGCGCTCAAGCGGGCGCCATCCAACATCGCACGTCCGCCGGTCTCGACGGCCAGCTCCGCCAGCGTTGCGTGGATCTCGGATTCCCGAAAGGCCGCAGTCGGAATTCGGGAGAGTGAGCTGCCGGTAATCCCCGGCCCTGTCGCCGCCAGAGCCAAGTCGTCGGCTTCGTCGGCATGTACGCTCAGTCGAGACTCGTCTGGGAGATCGATCGGATAGAGCGTGTAGCCCAGCAGGTTGGCGATGTCGTACATGGGCTTTACGATCCGCTCGGACGCAGCCCCACACTCTCCGGTCTCGAGCAACGGCTGTGTCGGACCGAGAAGGTAGTCGTAGGCGGAACTCGGCCAGCCCCCGGACAGGACCAGCATGACCTTACGCCCTGGAGGAGATGAGAAACTCCGCAATGTCGCCGTGACTCCCGATGTCACCCGTCGGAGCTGTCTCTCCAGGAAGTTGATCGCGGCACAGGAATCGGCCTCCGGGCTGGCGACATCGAGTGGCGGCAGGTCCGTGACTGGGATCGCTTCGCCGGCATTCTCGAATGCAGCTTGCGCCTCGGCCGGTATGCGTGCCGCCGCCGGCTGGACCGCACCGAGCCGAGTATTGCTGTCAGCTCGCTGCGTCTCCGTGTTCGTCCGGATACCTCGAGCCTGGCGCAGCTTTGCCCGCTCGAGGGTCGAACTCAACCGGGACCGGGACTGGGACCACGAGCTCAGCATCTCGATCTTGCGGCCGTCGAACGCGACAATCGCCATGCGGTCCTCGGATCCGAGGCGGTAAAGACCGTCGATGATGCCTTGAATCACCTGGTTGCGATCTCGAGCAACGGTGGTGAAGTAGTCGTCGATGAACACCAGGTAGCTGGTGCCCACCTCCTGGCCGGCATCGAGCCCCTTGACGCCGGAGACTGGAGTGTCGACGTCCGTCTCAAGAAGCCTCCGGTCGAGTACACGACCGTCGGCAATCTCGGAGAAGAAGCCGATCGGAACCGCTTTCCCGTCGATCCTAAGAACGAAATCATCAAGGGCTAGATTATGGACACGGTTCCCTTCACGGTCTTCGACCACTACCTCGACGTTGACCACTCGAACCTCGACCCTCTCCCCGAAAATAGCTGCCGGATCTTCATCGGCGACCGCAAAAGAGGTCACCAAGAACAGAGCCAAGAGGACAGAGGACGCTTGCGCCGCCTTGTGGGTCATGGAACCACCTCCGTGAGTTGTCGTCGCAAGCCCAGAACAGCAAGATCCGCGCCACCGCGAAGGCAACTTCATGGCGACCGAGTCGTATCTGGCTGCATGGTCGTGAGACACTACCCGCTCCGAGTAGCCAACTGAACCGACGACTCCCGGCGCGCCGATCGCGCGGTGGCTGCTCGAAACGTCCGTATCGCAAGAAAGGTGTACACATGAGGTCATCCAGTCTCACCAGTTCGCTGCTCGTATCTCTCCTGCTTGCCTCCTTTGTCTTGGCTCTCCCAGCCCCGACACCCGCCGGCGACACCGAAGACTGGACGCGCTGGGGCGGTCCCAGCCAAGATTTCAAAGCACCGGCTGCCGACATAGCCCAGCGCTGGCCCGCTACCGGTCCCAAGAGGCTCTGGTCTCGCGAGCTCGGCGACGGCTATTCCACGGTTCTGGTCGAGGGCGGCCGTCTCTACACCATGTACCGGGCCGGCGAGGAGGAGGCGGTGATCTGCCTCGACGCCGAAAGCGGCAAGACGCTCTGGGAGCGACGCTACGACCACGACCCGCATGAGAACCACGTCACGCAGTTCGGAATCGGCCCGCGAGCCACCCCTCTCGTCTCGGGCGAGCGGATCTACACCATCGGAGTTGCCGGCCGCTTGCACGTCCTCGACAAGTCCACCGGCGAGGTCATCTGGTCACAGGACCTTTGGGGAGAGGAGTTCGGCGGCAATCTGCTTCCTCATGGGTACGCCTCGAGCCCGGTCGAGTACGCAGACACCGTCATCGCGCTCGTCGGCGGCGAGAACAAGAGCATCGTTGCCTTCAACAAGAAGGACGGTTCCGTGGCCTGGCAGAGTCTGAGCTTCGCCAACAGCTACGCGACGCCCAAGATCTTCGATATCCAAGGCCAGGACCAGCTGGTCACGTTCATGGCCCAGGAGCTCGTCGGGGTCGACCCGACCAACGGCGAGCTGCTCTGGAGCCACCCGGTGGAGAACCAGTTCCAGCAGAACATCAACCCGCCGACTCTGGTCGACGGCAGGTATCTCTTTCTGTCCTCGCTACAAGCCGGTTCGCACGGCCTCGAGCTCATCCGTAGCGACGACGGAAAGACCCAAGTCAAGGAGCTCTGGTCGACGCGCAAGATCCAGTTCTACCACGTGACTAGCGTCGGCGATGGCGACTATGTCTACGGCACCAGCGGCGGCGGCTCACCCGCCTTTATGTCGGCCATCAATGTCAAGACGGGCGAGATTCCGTGGCGGCGGCGCGGTTTCGCCAAGGCCAACACCGTTTTCGCCGACGGCCGGGTGATCGTGCTCGACGAAGACGGCAAGCTCTACCTCACCACCGCGACGCCCGAAGACATGACGATCCACTCCGAGGTCGAGCTCCTGAACCGGGTGGCCTGGACGGCACCGACCATCGTGGGCAAGACCATGTACGTGCGCGACAAGGTCAACATCATGGCTCTGGATCTGAGTACCGAGACGTCGAGTCCGGATGGCGAAGACGTCGCGACCGGGGTCGCGGAGGCCGTCGAGGTTGCTCTCGAGGCGGAGGCAACAGATGTCGCCGAGGCGGCGTTCGATTCTGTCGAGAGCAGCCTGGGCGCCCTGGAGGAAGATCCCAACGAGCCCGAAGCACTCAGGATTCTGAGGAAGGTCGACGCCGCGACCAAAGCGGTCTCCGGCGTTCGCTACAAGGCAACCAGCAAGCCGAGTGGCGCCGCTACCAACTTCGCCGCCCCCACCGCGGGCGATGCCCTGATGTTCGGCTGGACCGGTACCGGACCGGAGAACTTCCACACCAACGTCAAGAGCACACGGGTTGGCTCCGACGAACCGATCGAGCTGACCGCCGGGGGAGACGGAGACCTCTACTTCTTGATCGATCATAAGACCCAGAAGGCCTACGTCGATATGGATCCCAACGTCACAGGGTCGGGCGGCCGGACTCTCGGCAACATCCGAATGATCGAGTTCATCCACCCGACGCCGTTCGACGACGAGATCAACGGCGACAAGGCCGAGCTCATGGGGACCGAGAACGTCGCCGGCGTGGAATGCTACAAGATCCACGTGACCTACGCCGGTGGCCAAGGTGAGTCGACCTGGTTCTTCTCCACCCAGGACTACCTCCCCCGCAGACGGATACGGATCTTCAACACTCCTCAGGGCGAGGGCGCGATCGACATCACCGTGAGCGAGCTCAGTGTGGACCCGGACGTGGTGCCCGCGGCCTTCAAACTCGAGCTACCGGAAGGCTACGAGCGAGTCGACGACTTCGCGCCCTAGGGCTTGGCCCCGAAGGCCTGGAAAGCAGCGCCTACTGGACGCAGGCGGCTCTGATCTGCTCGTCCGAAAGGCCGGCCCTGGCCATGGCGGCGATCTGTTCTATGGCGCACGAGCTGCCTTCCGGTTTGACGCTGCCCGAGCTTGCACCTTCGGCGGCTTTCGCGCCCACGGCACCCGGCTCCGGAGGCCGATAGCCCTGTTTCGCCAGCTTCGCCCGCGCCTGCTGGATGTACTCGGGGTCGGCGTTTCGCTCGCAACCGACCCGGTCTTCGCCGTCGGCAAAGTAGAACTGGGCCCGGATGCTCGCGTTCGCCGAATCGTCGGCCTGGCCGGTTTCGGACTCCTGTTCGAGAATCCTCAGGTGGGAGTAGCCGGCGGCCACACAGAGAGAGGCCGTCTTCGTGTAGACCAGCTTCATGGCCTTGCCGCGCAGTCCGATGACCTTGACCCGGTGACTGACGACGAAGACGTCGTCGTCGAGCTGTGTGAAGGTGATCACGGCCCGCGCCGCCTGGGGAACGAGCAGCGCCGCCGCCAATAGAAAGATTGTCACTCTCACTTCATTGCTCCTTTCTTGCCGGGTCTTTGCCCCGGCTAGATAGCTGCGCTCGACGGCTACACGAATCCCATGTACATCGCGGTGAAGCTGATCAGGTGGGTAGCCGCGTGCGCCACGATCGGCACCCAGAGGTTGCGGCCAAAGATCAGAAACGCTCCGCCGTACAGCAAGCCCACGATACCGGTGACCGCCATACCGGATACACCCTGATAGAAGTGAATCAACCCGAAGTGCAGCGAGGTGAGGACCAGAGCCAGCGCCCAGGCGCTGCTCGAACCCCCGACCAGTTTGGCGATGCGTGTCATCAAGAATCCGCGCCAGATCACCTCCTCGGGAAAAGCGCTGGTCAGCCAGACGGTCGGCACCGTCATCAGCAGCCTGCTCAGGTTTCCCCGAACGGCGTCGAAGCGGGTCACGTCGGGCGGAGCAGCGCTGATCAAAGGACTGATCACGTAGGCCATCAGGCCCTGCGCCAGCGTTCCGCTCACTAGGGCCACCAGAACCCCCAAGGCGATGACCCGAGGCCAGCTTGCGGGTCGCCTCAGGCCAAATTCACCGACCTCGAGCCCCAGCGCGCGCTGAAAGACGAACACCAGCACCAGGCTCGATAGCGTGCCTCCGAGCGCAGCCGCATTGCCGGCACCGGTGCTGGCGCCCAAGTTCCCGCTCAAGAGCGCAAAGGCAAGGTGCACGCCAACGACGACCAGAACAGCGATCCAAGCGAGTCTGCGCCGCGGATCATGCAACCGCCCTTCGGCCACCACGGAGCTCTCGCCGATTTGCCGGCTGTCTTTCGGGTCGGTCACTTGCTCGGATCTTGACACACACCGGGACCGCTCCAGGCGTCGGCGGCGGCCGCGCGGCACAACCGGAGGAGTCACGGCGCAAGCGCGCTAGAGCGAATGCGGCAGGAGGTCGCGGTCGAGGTCGTTGAGAAGCCGCCTGCTCTCACGCCAGCGAGGCTCGCAACGAACGTTGAGATCGAGAAAGACGCGGCGGCCCAGGAGCCGTTCGAGATCGAGGCGGGCAGCGGTGCCGAGCTTCTTGATGGTCGCGCCCTGACGGCCGATCAGGATCGCCTTTTGGCCGGGCTTCTCGACCAGCAGGGACGCGTGAATCCTGGTCAGGTTTCTGGGCTCGTTGTCCTCCCACAGCTCGATCACCACCGCGGTCGTGTACGGCAGCTCGTCCCGCGTCTCGAGCAGAACCTTCTCGCGAATGAGCTCCGCGGACAGGAACTTCTCCGGATGCAGGGTCAGGAGCTCGGGATCGTACAGCGGCTCGCCCTCGGGCAGTGCCTCGAAGAGGAAGTCCAGAAGCGTGTCACAACCATCTCCGTCGAGCGCCGAGATCGGGATGATCTCCTCGAACAGCGCAGACTCGGCGTAGCGTCCGATCAGGGGCAACAGTTTGGGCTTCGCGACGATGTCGACCTTGTTCAGAGCTACAAAGCGACGCACATTCGTGCGCTCGAGCAGCGCCAGCATATGCGCGTCGCCGCCGGCGAACTTCTGGGTGGCGTCGGCCAGGAGGCAGACGACGTCGGCGTCGTTGAGCGCATCTACCGCATACTGGACCATGCGCCGATTGAGCTGGTGAAGAGGTTTGTGGACCCCCGGAGTGTCGTAGAAGACCATCTGCCCGCGTTCGGTGGTCAGAATGCCGACCAACCGGTGTCTCGTCGTCTGCGGCTTGTCGGACACGATGGCCAGCTTCTCGCCCAGGTAGCGGTTCATCAGGGTCGATTTGCCAGCGTTGGGCCGCCCGACCAGAGCCACCGTGCCGGAACGAAAACGGGTCATGGTGTTTCCGTAGATTCGGCGTTCCCGTCGGAGTTGGACGCGCGTTCGACCCTGAGCCGCTCTACCCGTCTCTCGCCGACTCGCTCGACCACGAATCGCAGTCCATGGGCCTCGACAATCGCACCGGGCTCGGGCAAATCGCCCAGATGACCGAATATCAGGCCGCCAACGGTTTCGTAGGGCTCGTCATCCAACTCGACATCGAACAGATCCTCGAGATCGTCGAGAGGCGTCATGCCCTCCAGGCGCCAGCCGCCGGCTTCCAACTGCCTGGCTCCGAATTCGTCTTCCTCGTGCTCGTCGACGATCTCACCCACGATCTCCTCGAGCAGATCCTCGACCGTGACCAGGCCCGCGATGCCTCCATACTCCTCGACCACGATCGCCATCTGGTGGTGACCGGCCTGCATCTCGCGCAGCAGCTCGGCGAGTGGCTTGGTCTCGGGCACGATGAAGGCCTCGCGAGCCAGGCTGCGCGGAGGCGGCGGCGCCTCCGACTGCGACGCCGCCAAGACGTCACGAATGTGAAGCACCCCGCGTATATCGTCCACCGAATCGACGTAGAGGGGAATCCGCGAGTGCTGCGACTCCAGAAACAGTGCGACCAGGTCGTCTAGATCGGTTGTCGCGGGCGCGCACACCATGTCGATTCTGGGCGTCATCACGCTCCTGACGATGGAGTCACCGAAATCAATGACCCGCATGATGAGGTCGCCCTCGTCGGGCTCGATGATTCCCTCCTTGGCACCGACATCCAGAAACGCCTCGATCTCCCCGTCCGAAGCCTCGTCTTCGGGCTCGCCCGAGTCCCCGTTCTCATCGGCGGCCGCGTGCACGATCCGCGAGATCAGAGGCACGAACGGGCTCAAAATCCAACGCGCCAATCGGTAGGTCGGCGTGAGCCGGCGAAGCACCCTCTCGGCGTTGGTGCCGACGAAAACTCGATTGAAGATCTCGGTCGCAAGCAGCACCACCACCGCAATCCCGACTCCCCAGAACATCGCTGAGCGCTCCGCGGCTCCAACGCCGCGCGCGACCGCCGCCACGCTCAGCACGAGGGCTATCGGCAGGGCCTTGGCGAGGAAGCTCAGAAGGTAACGAAACGCCTCGAACCTGGTCGGCGCGGTGTAGAGCTCCTCCAGCTTGCCGCCGGCCTCTTCGGCCCAATGCCGCACTCGAATCGGACCCGGCCGGTCCAACATCGCGGCCAGCACTTGAAAGAGGATCGCCACCACGCCGACGAGCCCGGCAATCAGCGCGAGAAAGGCCGGGTTGCCCAGTCCGCCGTTCACGGGGCTGGCACCCACCGCCGCCGGAGTCGTCGCTCCAGTCGGTCCATCTCACCGCTGTCAGTTTCGTGGTCGTGCCCAAGGCAGTGAAGAACTCCGTGCAGTAGCAGAACCTTGAGCTCGCGCTCAACGGAATGGCCGCGCTCCAGGGCCTGTCGTCTGGCAGCAGGCACCGATACCGCGATGTCTCCCAGGTGGATCCCGTCCATCGTTGTCTCACC
The bacterium DNA segment above includes these coding regions:
- a CDS encoding HlyC/CorC family transporter, with protein sequence MNGGLGNPAFLALIAGLVGVVAILFQVLAAMLDRPGPIRVRHWAEEAGGKLEELYTAPTRFEAFRYLLSFLAKALPIALVLSVAAVARGVGAAERSAMFWGVGIAVVVLLATEIFNRVFVGTNAERVLRRLTPTYRLARWILSPFVPLISRIVHAAADENGDSGEPEDEASDGEIEAFLDVGAKEGIIEPDEGDLIMRVIDFGDSIVRSVMTPRIDMVCAPATTDLDDLVALFLESQHSRIPLYVDSVDDIRGVLHIRDVLAASQSEAPPPPRSLAREAFIVPETKPLAELLREMQAGHHQMAIVVEEYGGIAGLVTVEDLLEEIVGEIVDEHEEDEFGARQLEAGGWRLEGMTPLDDLEDLFDVELDDEPYETVGGLIFGHLGDLPEPGAIVEAHGLRFVVERVGERRVERLRVERASNSDGNAESTETP
- the ybeY gene encoding rRNA maturation RNase YbeY, with the protein product MRRLNRAFRGKDRPTDVLSFPGETTMDGIHLGDIAVSVPAARRQALERGHSVERELKVLLLHGVLHCLGHDHETDSGEMDRLERRLRRRWVPAP